In Fusarium oxysporum Fo47 chromosome XII, complete sequence, one DNA window encodes the following:
- a CDS encoding aldehyde dehydrogenase domain-containing protein has product MEHFTTFVNTVNGTSVAGKVTQGTDPSTRQKLWDVPVASSEDIDNAVSSAKSAFTQWSKTSWSDRQNALLDARDVLIYHKPALAQLITKEGGKPIQFATLEVEHSINFLQFNANQEPLQEQVIQDDDELRLTIREKPLGVIAAICPWNYPLVLSIAKVAAALITGNTIIVKPSPFTPYSILKVVELLQGVFPAGVLQALNGDDKLGPALCQHPGVDKITFTGSTATGKKIAQVAGNLLKPVTLELGGNSASIVCPDVDPKIVAPQVALGSFMNSGQLCVASKRVFVHEDIYDEFLETMVNTVKEWKVAPTSSLEPGIMLGPIQNEMQYNIVKGFFQDSIDSGHCFALGSKPDDSGDAFVIKPAIIDNPPDDSLVVTHEAFGPIVPLMKWKTEDEVIKRANNTLSGLGGAVWSKDVDHAQRLADRIEAGTIWINSFEKPLPQAHLAGHKESGVGGEWGRRGLSVYCQPQVIHCYKSKV; this is encoded by the exons ATGGAACATTTCACTACATTTGTCAATACTGTGAATGGAACTTCCGTCGCTGGAAAGGTGACGCAGGGAACAGATCCATCGACAAGACAAAAGCTCTGGGATGTTCCAGTTGCATCATCTGAGGACATCGATAATGCAGTTTCTTCAGCCAAAAGTGCCTTCACTCAGTGGTCTAAGACGTCGTGGTCGGACCGACAGAATGCCCTGCTTGATGCACGAGATGTCTTGATCTACCATAAACCCGCATTGGCGCAGTTGATCACGAAGGAAGGGGGAAAGCCT ATTCAATTTGCCACTCTCGAAGTTGAGCATTCGATCAACTTCTTACAGTTCAATG CGAATCAGGAGCCACTTCAAGAGCAAGTGATTCAGGACGACGACGAACTACGATTAACGATCCGAGAGAAGCCACTGGGTGTCATCGCAGCTATCTGTCCCTGGAATTATCCCCTGGTCCTCTCCATCGCCAAGGTCGCCGCAGCCCTTATAACTGGAAACACAATTATCGTAAAGCCTTCGCCTTTCACGCCTTACTCCATCCTGAAGGTCGTCGAGCTACTCCAGGGAGTTTTCCCAGCCGGTGTTCTTCAAGCCCTCAACGGTGACGACAAGCTGGGACCTGCACTATGTCAGCATCCAGGAGTTGATAAGATTACTTTCACTGGCTCAACTGCCACAGGAAAGAAGATCGCACAGGTGGCTGGAAATCTTCTAAAGCCCGTCACATTAGAGCTTGGAGGTAATAGCGCCAGCATTGTCTGCCCAGATGTCGATCCGAAGATCGTGGCACCTCAAGTGGCGCTTGGATCGTTCATGAACTCAGGTCAGCTTTGTGTTGCTAGTAAACGCGTCTTCGTCCATGAGGATATCTACGACGAGTTTTTGGAAACGATGGTCAACACGGTCAAGGAGTGGAAGGTAGCGCCGACGTCATCCCTCGAGCCCGGCATCATGCTTGGCCCGATACAGAACGAGATGCAGTACAATATTGTGAAGGGCTTCTTTCAAGACTCGATCGATAGCGGCCACTGTTTTGCGCTTGGTTCGAAGCCGGATGATAGTGGGGATGCTTTCGTCATCAAGCCTGCGATTATCGACAATCCTCCCGACGACTCCCTCGTTGTTACACATGAAGCATTCG GCCCTATTGTTCCACTGATGAAGTGGAAGACTGAAGATGAAGTTATTAAGCGAGCCAACAACACGCTATCTGGTCTTGGAGGAGCCGTTTGGTCAAAGGACGTTGACCATGCACAGCGGTTAGCAGACCGCATCGAGGCCGGTACGATCTGGATCAACAGTTTTGAGAAGCCTCTACCTCAAGCGCATCTTGCTGGTCATAAGGAGAGCGGCGTCGGTGGAGAGTGGGGTCGACGGGGGCTGAGTGTGTATTGTCAGCCCCAGGTGATTCATTGCTACAAGTCCAAAGTATAA
- a CDS encoding CHAT domain-containing protein: MSQQGANKSFMDDLDSFIDMAREVVEVAPADDPDRIIWLHELGNTLCRRFTVTGGLADLEDAINVGQEAIDTAPNDYIHRGALLDSLGVHLAIRFAKTGSLPDLQRAIQVTRQAIDVVVDSDNDRAFRLTHLANHLGERYERTGSSIDLEEAIEVAQSAVDMTPLDSSKRPGRLNTLANQLHERYGRTGILEELNKVIDICRGITKAATEGSPDQALFKSNLAGHLGDRYLRTGDTNDLDEAIQLAQEALTTLPPGHTDIPSLSSNLSIWLAKRYIRNRETTDVEEAIKMGHQSIAVAQPGNPSLAQYMSNLADCYWNRHTLTNCTDDFDAAVNLYQSALDHSNSNIQTRIAAGKFLFETFAHASQWQHALVASQTAFGLLPQLTPRSLGFVDKQRMLGRIVDLACDTAAVALHAGKEPFFALSVLEKGRGILAAAIEQIRVDVLDLEQSHPDLAGRFLELSQVLDAPIQGGDSVSAQAVANRRAEASVELEHLIDEIRKRPGFSDFLESPSEDDIRAAASLGPIVIINLSKFRCDAILVEQHQIRSLPLPDLTIDKMNEKESQGSLTSPSILKWLWDIAADPILQALGIRGPPPDDDWPHIWWIPTGGLSRLPFHAFGHHFPGSTEAVLDRAISSYSSSIQALINGRKLRSDSAKDEALLVAMEDTAGQIKLPFAKEEVSAIANLCKSMNLESCVPDKHKQAVLEELQNCKVFHFAGHGKMDGNPSQSGLLLTDGILTVSELMDINLRKHAPFLAYLSACGTGQIGGDAFFDESIHLISACQLAGFRHVVGTLWEVSDKSCVEISQTVYESIRDEGFSDRSVCWGLHKAMRQLRDTWLSTPEQRLDRMVSSEREEIWSRDILSCDEGDEKMEKLFWVPFVHFGG, encoded by the coding sequence ATGTCACAGCAGGGCGCGAATAAATCATTTATGGATGATCTGGATTCTTTCATCGACATGGCCCGGGAGGTTGTCGAGGTAGCACCAGCAGATGATCCTGATCGCATCATCTGGCTACACGAGCTGGGGAATACTCTATGTCGTCGCTTCACCGTAACTGGGGGACTCGCTGATCTCGAGGATGCAATCAATGTGGGGCAAGAAGCAATCGATACCGCTCCAAATGATTACATTCATCGAGGCGCTCTCCTGGACAGCCTCGGTGTTCACCTGGCGATTCGATTTGCCAAAACTGGATCACTACCTGATCTCCAACGAGCTATTCAAGTCACACGGCAAGCGATCGATGTGGTAGTAGACTCAGATAATGATAGAGCCTTCCGGCTGACGCACTTGGCAAATCACCTTGGAGAGCGCTACGAGCGAACAGGGTCTTCTATAGATCTTGAAGAGGCGATAGAGGTGGCCCAGTCAGCCGTAGACATGACTCCGCTCGATAGTTCCAAGAGACCAGGGCGGTTGAATACTCTTGCAAACCAGCTTCACGAACGATATGGAAGAACCGGGattcttgaagagctcaacAAAGTTATTGACATCTGTCGTGGCATCACCAAAGCTGCTACAGAGGGCTCTCCCGATCAAGCTCTCTTCAAGTCCAACCTTGCCGGTCATCTTGGAGACCGCTATCTCAGGACAGGCGACACGAATGACCTTGATGAAGCAATACAACTCGCACAAGAGGCATTGACCACCCTGCCGCCAGGCCATACAGATATCCCTAGCCTATCGAGTAACCTCTCCATCTGGCTTGCGAAACGGTATATACGAAATCGGGAAACAACCGATGTTGAGGAAGCCATCAAGATGGGGCACCAATCTATTGCCGTCGCTCAACCTGGAAACCCTAGTCTAGCTCAGTACATGAGTAACCTTGCAGATTGTTACTGGAATCGCCACACTTTGACTAATTGCACGGATGACTTCGACGCTGCCGTGAATCTCTATCAGTCTGCTCTGGATCactccaactccaacatCCAAACAAGAATTGCAGCTGGAAAATTTCTCTTTGAAACATTTGCACATGCCTCTCAATGGCAGCATGCTCTTGTTGCTTCTCAAACAGCCTTCGGCCTACTACCACAACTGACACCGAGGTCCCTTGGCTTCGTCGATAAGCAACGTATGCTCGGTCGAATAGTAGACCTTGCTTGCGATACCGCAGCCGTGGCACTTCACGCCGGCAAAGAACCTTTTTTCGCGCTAAGCGTACTGGAGAAAGGTCGCGGGATACTCGCTGCAGCAATTGAACAAATTCGCGTTGATGTTCTCGATCTAGAGCAGAGCCATCCTGATCTCGCAGGGCGATTCCTGGAACTCAGCCAAGTGCTCGACGCGCCTATCCAAGGTGGCGATTCAGTTTCAGCTCAGGCTGTCGCAAACCGCCGAGCCGAGGCAAGTGTCGAATTAGAACACCTCATTGATGAGATTCGGAAACGTCCGGGGTTCAGTGACTTTCTGGAATCGCCAAGCGAAGATGACATTCGAGCTGCGGCCAGTTTAGGACCTATCGTGATTATCAATCTAAGCAAGTTTCGCTGCGATGCCATTCTAGTCGAACAACATCAAATTAGGTCCCTGCCGTTGCCCGATCTGACTATTGACAAAATGAATGAGAAAGAGAGTCAAGGTTCATTGACGAGTCCTTCCATTCTGAAATGGCTTTGGGATATTGCCGCCGACCCTATTCTCCAGGCACTCGGTATTCGGGGCCCTCCACCAGACGATGACTGGCCTCACATCTGGTGGATTCCAACTGGCGGACTGAGTAGGCTTCCATTCCACGCCTTCGGACATCATTTCCCAGGATCAACCGAGGCAGTACTGGATAGAGCCATCTCATCGTACAGTTCATCCATTCAAGCACTTATCAATGGCCGAAAGCTTCGCTCAGATTCAGCCAAAGATGAAGCTCTCTTAGTAGCCATGGAAGATACGGCGGGGCAGATCAAGCTTCCATTCGCCAAAGAAGAGGTATCAGCTATCGCTAACCTCTGCAAGTCAATGAATCTTGAGTCATGTGTTCCAGATAAACATAAGCAAGCTGTCTTGGAAGAGCTTCAAAACTGCAAAGTCTTCCATTTTGCTGGCCATGGCAAGATGGATGGCAACCCTTCCCAAAGCGGACTGCTTCTGACCGATGGCATATTGACAGTATCTGAACTTATGGATATCAATCTTCGGAAACATGCTCCGTTCTTGGCATATCTTTCTGCTTGTGGGACAGGCCAAATTGGAGGGGATGCTTTCTTCGATGAGAGCATCCACCTGATCAGCGCATGTCAACTAGCGGGATTTCGGCATGTGGTTGGTACACTCTGGGAAGTCAGCGATAAGTCATGTGTTGAAATATCACAGACTGTGTACGAGTCGATAAGAGATGAAGGGTTCTCAGACAGATCTGTTTGCTGGGGTCTGCACAAAGCTATGAGGCAGCTCCGAGATACGTGGCTAAGTACACCAGAGCAACGTCTGGACCGGATGGTCAGCAgtgagagagaagagatatggTCAAGAGACATTCTTTCTTgtgatgagggtgatgaAAAGATGGAGAAACTTTTCTGGGTCCCCTTTGTTCATTTTGGAGGATAA